In one Lolium rigidum isolate FL_2022 chromosome 3, APGP_CSIRO_Lrig_0.1, whole genome shotgun sequence genomic region, the following are encoded:
- the LOC124702221 gene encoding uncharacterized protein LOC124702221 → MLDIQKRRVQLLLFVTGVLALSMTAEKCRELVGKEAASKSGQFTFLNCFDMGSGSFACAGKEGVKLYVNNLRSAHMEKVRQRAIEKALADAVMEGLSPAEAAKQAQKVGAKATKVAARQAKRILGPIISSGWDFFEAMYFGGSMTEGFLRGTGTLFGTYVGGFHGEERLGKLGYLAGSQLGSWVGGRIGLMVYDVINGLNYMLQFVRPEQYQSSAYASAEALEFADNYRSAEGEEPTYGEMAEEEQTYGETAEEVPTYDETAEQEQTYVEAAEEEQRQEESQGFSFF, encoded by the exons ATGCTGGACATCCAGAAGCGGCGCGTCCAGCTGCTGCTCTTCGTCACGGGCGTCCTCGCCCTCAGCATGACCG CTGAGAAGTGCAGGGAACTTGTCGGAAAGGAGGCTGCATCAAAGAGTGGGCAGTTCACATTCCTGAACTGTTTCGATATGGGCTCAGGCAGCTTTGCATGCGCAGGCAAGGAGGGGGTCAAGCTGTATGTCAACAACCTCCGAAGTGCACACATGGAAAAGGTGCGGCAACGAGCCATTGAGAAAGCGTTAGCTGATGCCGTGATGGAAGGCCTGAGCCCTGCCGAGGCAGCCAAGCAAGCTCAGAAGGTCGGTGCAAAGGCGACGAAAGTGGCCGCTCGTCAAGCCAAGAGGATATTGGGGCCAATAATCTCCTCTGGCTGGGACTTCTTTGAAGCAATGTACTTTGGCGGAAGCATGACCGAGGGTTTTCTCCGGGGCACCGGCACCTTATTTGGAACCTATGTGGGTGGCTTCCATGGCGAGGAGAGGTTGGGAAAGCTTGGCTATCTTGCTGGAAGCCAGCTAGGCAGCTGGGTCGGGGGAAGAATTGGGCTGATGGTCTACGACGTCATCAACGGGTTGAACTACATGCTCCAGTTTGTCCGCCCAGAGCAGTACCAGTCATCAGCTTATGCTTCGGCAGAGGCTTTGGAGTTCGCAGATAACTATAGGAGTGCCGAAGGAGAGGAGCCGACGTACGGTGAAATGGCAGAAGAGGAGCAGACGTACGGTGAAACGGCAGAAGAGGTGCCAACATACGATGAAACGGCAGAACAGGAGCAGACGTACGTTGAAGCAGCAGAAGAGGAGCAGCGGCAGGAGGAGTCGCAGGGTTTCAGCTTTTTTTGA
- the LOC124702222 gene encoding probable glutamyl endopeptidase, chloroplastic isoform X1 yields the protein MSSLSFLHRACLRVALLPLAPLRAPLRRSHLPRPLLRLPPRSAMSSASSRMSHIAAATASGAAGESNDPAAASGLAQEDDDLSAALGYRLPPKEIQDIVDAPPLPVLSFSPSKDKILFLKRRALPPLSDLAKPEDKLAGVRIDGHSNTRSRMSSYTGIGIHKLMDDGTLGPEKLVYGYPEGAKINFVTWSHDGRTLSFSVRVEEEDNKISKLRVWVADVESGEAKPLFKSPDIYLNAIFDSFVWVDNSTLLVCTIPVSRGAPPKKPLVPAGPKIQSNETKNVVQVRTFQDLLKDAYDADLFDYYATSQLMLASLDGTVKPMGPPAVYTSIDPSPDDKYLMLSSIHRPYSYIVPCGRFPKKVELWTADGKFIRELCDLPLAEDIPIATSSVRKGKRSIYWRPDKPSTLYWVETQDGGDAKVEVSPRDIVYMENAEPINGEQPEILHKLDLRYGGTSWCDESLALVYESWYKTRKTRTWVVAPDKKDVSPRILFDRSSEDVYSDPGSPMLRRTTMGTYVIAKVNKQDESTYLLLNGMGATPEGNVPFLDLFDINTGSKERIWESDKEKYFETVVALMSDKTDGDLPLDQLKILTSKESKTENTQYYLQIWPEKKKVQITNFPHPYPQLASLYKEMIRYQRKDGVQLTANLYLPPGYDQSKDGPLPCLVWSYPGEFKSKDAAGQVRGSPNEFSGIGATSPLLWLARGFAILSGPTIPIVGEGDVEANDSYVEQLVTSAEAAVEEVVRRGVVHPDKIAVGGHSYGAFMTANLLAHAPHLFCCGIARSGAYNRTLTPFGFQNEDRTLWEATSTYVEMSPFMSANKIKRPILLIHGEQDNNSGTLTMQSDRFFNALKGHGVQSRLVILPFESHGYSARESIMHCLWESDRWLQKYCVSGTSKADSEPASDGESKTLSASGGGAAVEGLTSDGFSSTPRSLLW from the exons ATGTCGTCCCTTTCCTTCCTCCATAGGGCCTGCCTCCGCGTCGCCCTGCTCCCGCTCGCGCCGCTGCGGGCTCCCCTTCGCCGCTCTCATCTCCCGCGGCCTCTCCTCCGGCTGCCTCCCCGGAGCGCCATGAGCTCCGCCTCGTCCAGGATGTCCcacatcgccgccgccaccgcctccggcgCGGCGGGGGAGTCCAATGACCCGGCGGCGGCATCCGGCTTGGCCCAAGAAGACGACG ATCTTTCCGCGGCGCTGGGCTACCGCCTCCCCCCAAAAGAAATACAGGACATCGTTGATGCACCGCCACTTCCTGTGTTGTCATTCTCACCAAGCAAAGACAAGATTCTTTTTCTCAAACGTCGAGCGCTGCCACCACTATCTGATCTTGCAAAGCCTGAGGACAAACTTGCTGGTGTAAGGATCGATGGCCATTCCAATACTAGAAGTCGAAT GTCTTCCTACACTGGAATAGGTATCCATAAGCTAATGGATGATGGAACTTTGGGGCCAGAGAAATTGGTCTATGGATACCCCGAAGGAGCAAAGATTAATTTTGTTACCTG GTCACATGACGGTCGTACTCTATCATTCAGTGTTCGAGTTGAGGAG GAGGACAACAAAATCAGCAAGCTAAGGGTATGGGTTGCAGACGTGGAATCTGGAGAAGCAAAGCCACTTTTTAAATCTCCTGATATTTACTTGAATGCTATTTTTGACAG CTTTGTATGGGTTGATAACTCTACTTTGTTAGTCTGCACCATCCCTGTATCACGTGGTGCCCCACCAAAGAAGCCATTAGTTCCAGCTGGTCCAAAAATTCAGTCTAATGAGACAAAGAATGTGGTCCAAGTGAGAACTTTCCAGGATCTTCTAAAAGATGCATACGATGCTGATCTATTTGATTACTATGCAACCTCACAGCTCATGTTGGCCTCTTTGGATGGAACTGTGAAGCCAATGGGGCCTCCTGCTGTATATACATCCATTGATCCATCACCGGATGACAAATATTTGATGCTTTCTTCTATCCACCGTCCATATTCATATATCGTACCCTGTGGAAGGTTTCCAAAGAAAGTTGAATTATGGACTGCAGATGGTAAATTTATTAGGGAGCTTTGTGATTTGCCCCTTGCAGAGGACATACCAATTGCGACGAGCAGTGTGCGCAAGGGAAAACGTTCAATCTATTGgaggccagacaaaccttcaacttTGTATTG GGTGGAGACACAGGATGGTGGAGATGCAAAGGTAGAGGTTTCACCACGTGACATAGTTTACATGGAAAATGCtgagcccataaatggtgaacaaCCAGAAATTCTACATAAACTTGACCTTCGATATGG AGGAACCTCTTGGTGTGATGAATCTCTTGCTTTGGTGTATGAATCATGGTACAAAACTAGGAAAACAAGAACATGGGTGGTCGCTCCTGATAAAAAAGATGTCAGTCCACGAATTTTATTTGACAGATCTTCGGAAGATGTGTACTCTGATCCGGGCTCACCAATGCTGCGAAGAACTACCATGGGAACCTATGTTATTGCGAAGGTCAATAAGCAAGATGAAAGCACTTATCTCTTGCTGAATGGAATGGGTGCCACACCAGAAGGAAATGTCCCATTCCTTGACTTGTTTGATAT AAATACTGGAAGTAAAGAGAGAATATGGGAAAGTGACAAGGAAAAGTACTTTGAAACTGTTGTTGCACTGATGTCAGATAAAACTGATGGGGATCTTCCCCTTGATCAGTTAAAGATACTTACATCGAAGGAATCAAAAACAGAAAATACACAATATTACCTCCAAATTTGGCCAGAAAAGAAGAAAGTTCAGATTACAAATTTCCCCCACCCATACCCCCAGCTTGCTTCATTGTATAAAGAGATGATACGGTACCAGCGGAAGGACGGGGTTCAACTTACAGCGAACCTGTATCTACCTCCAGGTTATGATCAATCAAAAGATGGACCTTTGCCATGTTTAGTTTGGTCATACCCTGGTGAGTTTAAAAGCAAAGATGCTGCTGGACAAGTACGTGGTTCCCCTAATGAGTTTTCAGGGATTGGTGCTACATCCCCTCTGCTTTGGCTGGCTAGAGG GTTTGCTATTCTTTCAGGTCCAACAATCCCGATTGTTGGTGAAGGTGATGTAGAGGCCAACGATAG TTATGTGGAACAACTAGTAACTAGTGCAGAGGCTGCCGTTGAGGAAGTTGTCAGGAGAGGG GTGGTTCATCCTGATAAAATTGCTGTTGGTGGTCATTCCTATGGTGCATTCATGACAGCCAATCTCTTAGCTCATGCTCCTCATCTTTTCTGCTGTGGAATTGCTCGTTCTGGAGCTTACAACAGAACTTTAACTCCATTTGGATTTCAG AATGAGGACAGAACACTCTGGGAGGCGACTAGCACCTACGTGGAGATGAGCCCTTTCATGTCAGCAAACAAAATTAAGAGACCAATATTACTTATTCATGGAGAGCAAGACAACAATTCTGGAACGCTGACAATGCAG TCGGACCGATTCTTCAATGCCTTGAAGGGTCACGGTGTACAGTCTCGTTTGGTAATACTTCCTTTCGAAAGCCATGGTTACTCTGCCAGGGAGAGCATTATGCACTGTCTTTGGGAGTCTGATAGGTGGCTGCAGAAGTACTGCGTCAGTGGTACTAGCAAAGCGGATTCAGAGCCAGCTTCTGATGGTGAAAGTAAAACATTGTCAGCTAGTGGTGGTGGAGCAGCTGTTGAAGGTCTAACCTCTGACGGGTTCTCATCAACACCGCGATCGCTTCTGTGGTAA
- the LOC124702222 gene encoding probable glutamyl endopeptidase, chloroplastic isoform X2, with product MSSLSFLHRACLRVALLPLAPLRAPLRRSHLPRPLLRLPPRSAMSSASSRMSHIAAATASGAAGESNDPAAASGLAQEDDDLSAALGYRLPPKEIQDIVDAPPLPVLSFSPSKDKILFLKRRALPPLSDLAKPEDKLAGVRIDGHSNTRSRMSSYTGIGIHKLMDDGTLGPEKLVYGYPEGAKINFVTWSHDGRTLSFSVRVEEEDNKISKLRVWVADVESGEAKPLFKSPDIYLNAIFDSFVWVDNSTLLVCTIPVSRGAPPKKPLVPAGPKIQSNETKNVVQVRTFQDLLKDAYDADLFDYYATSQLMLASLDGTVKPMGPPAVYTSIDPSPDDKYLMLSSIHRPYSYIVPCGRFPKKVELWTADGKFIRELCDLPLAEDIPIATSSVRKGKRSIYWRPDKPSTLYWVETQDGGDAKVEVSPRDIVYMENAEPINGEQPEILHKLDLRYGGTSWCDESLALVYESWYKTRKTRTWVVAPDKKDVSPRILFDRSSEDVYSDPGSPMLRRTTMGTYVIAKVNKQDESTYLLLNGMGATPEGNVPFLDLFDINTGSKERIWESDKEKYFETVVALMSDKTDGDLPLDQLKILTSKESKTENTQYYLQIWPEKKKVQITNFPHPYPQLASLYKEMIRYQRKDGVQLTANLYLPPGYDQSKDGPLPCLVWSYPGEFKSKDAAGQVRGSPNEFSGIGATSPLLWLARGFAILSGPTIPIVGEGDVEANDSYVEQLVTSAEAAVEEVVRRGVVHPDKIAVGGHSYGAFMTANLLAHAPHLFCCGIARSGAYNRTLTPFGFQNEDRTLWEATSTYVEMSPFMSANKIKRPILLIHGEQDNNSGTLTMQSDRFFNALKGHGVQSRLVILPFESHGYSARESIMHCLWESDRWLQKYCVSGTSKADSEPASDGESKTLSASGGGAAVEGLTSDGFSSTPRSLL from the exons ATGTCGTCCCTTTCCTTCCTCCATAGGGCCTGCCTCCGCGTCGCCCTGCTCCCGCTCGCGCCGCTGCGGGCTCCCCTTCGCCGCTCTCATCTCCCGCGGCCTCTCCTCCGGCTGCCTCCCCGGAGCGCCATGAGCTCCGCCTCGTCCAGGATGTCCcacatcgccgccgccaccgcctccggcgCGGCGGGGGAGTCCAATGACCCGGCGGCGGCATCCGGCTTGGCCCAAGAAGACGACG ATCTTTCCGCGGCGCTGGGCTACCGCCTCCCCCCAAAAGAAATACAGGACATCGTTGATGCACCGCCACTTCCTGTGTTGTCATTCTCACCAAGCAAAGACAAGATTCTTTTTCTCAAACGTCGAGCGCTGCCACCACTATCTGATCTTGCAAAGCCTGAGGACAAACTTGCTGGTGTAAGGATCGATGGCCATTCCAATACTAGAAGTCGAAT GTCTTCCTACACTGGAATAGGTATCCATAAGCTAATGGATGATGGAACTTTGGGGCCAGAGAAATTGGTCTATGGATACCCCGAAGGAGCAAAGATTAATTTTGTTACCTG GTCACATGACGGTCGTACTCTATCATTCAGTGTTCGAGTTGAGGAG GAGGACAACAAAATCAGCAAGCTAAGGGTATGGGTTGCAGACGTGGAATCTGGAGAAGCAAAGCCACTTTTTAAATCTCCTGATATTTACTTGAATGCTATTTTTGACAG CTTTGTATGGGTTGATAACTCTACTTTGTTAGTCTGCACCATCCCTGTATCACGTGGTGCCCCACCAAAGAAGCCATTAGTTCCAGCTGGTCCAAAAATTCAGTCTAATGAGACAAAGAATGTGGTCCAAGTGAGAACTTTCCAGGATCTTCTAAAAGATGCATACGATGCTGATCTATTTGATTACTATGCAACCTCACAGCTCATGTTGGCCTCTTTGGATGGAACTGTGAAGCCAATGGGGCCTCCTGCTGTATATACATCCATTGATCCATCACCGGATGACAAATATTTGATGCTTTCTTCTATCCACCGTCCATATTCATATATCGTACCCTGTGGAAGGTTTCCAAAGAAAGTTGAATTATGGACTGCAGATGGTAAATTTATTAGGGAGCTTTGTGATTTGCCCCTTGCAGAGGACATACCAATTGCGACGAGCAGTGTGCGCAAGGGAAAACGTTCAATCTATTGgaggccagacaaaccttcaacttTGTATTG GGTGGAGACACAGGATGGTGGAGATGCAAAGGTAGAGGTTTCACCACGTGACATAGTTTACATGGAAAATGCtgagcccataaatggtgaacaaCCAGAAATTCTACATAAACTTGACCTTCGATATGG AGGAACCTCTTGGTGTGATGAATCTCTTGCTTTGGTGTATGAATCATGGTACAAAACTAGGAAAACAAGAACATGGGTGGTCGCTCCTGATAAAAAAGATGTCAGTCCACGAATTTTATTTGACAGATCTTCGGAAGATGTGTACTCTGATCCGGGCTCACCAATGCTGCGAAGAACTACCATGGGAACCTATGTTATTGCGAAGGTCAATAAGCAAGATGAAAGCACTTATCTCTTGCTGAATGGAATGGGTGCCACACCAGAAGGAAATGTCCCATTCCTTGACTTGTTTGATAT AAATACTGGAAGTAAAGAGAGAATATGGGAAAGTGACAAGGAAAAGTACTTTGAAACTGTTGTTGCACTGATGTCAGATAAAACTGATGGGGATCTTCCCCTTGATCAGTTAAAGATACTTACATCGAAGGAATCAAAAACAGAAAATACACAATATTACCTCCAAATTTGGCCAGAAAAGAAGAAAGTTCAGATTACAAATTTCCCCCACCCATACCCCCAGCTTGCTTCATTGTATAAAGAGATGATACGGTACCAGCGGAAGGACGGGGTTCAACTTACAGCGAACCTGTATCTACCTCCAGGTTATGATCAATCAAAAGATGGACCTTTGCCATGTTTAGTTTGGTCATACCCTGGTGAGTTTAAAAGCAAAGATGCTGCTGGACAAGTACGTGGTTCCCCTAATGAGTTTTCAGGGATTGGTGCTACATCCCCTCTGCTTTGGCTGGCTAGAGG GTTTGCTATTCTTTCAGGTCCAACAATCCCGATTGTTGGTGAAGGTGATGTAGAGGCCAACGATAG TTATGTGGAACAACTAGTAACTAGTGCAGAGGCTGCCGTTGAGGAAGTTGTCAGGAGAGGG GTGGTTCATCCTGATAAAATTGCTGTTGGTGGTCATTCCTATGGTGCATTCATGACAGCCAATCTCTTAGCTCATGCTCCTCATCTTTTCTGCTGTGGAATTGCTCGTTCTGGAGCTTACAACAGAACTTTAACTCCATTTGGATTTCAG AATGAGGACAGAACACTCTGGGAGGCGACTAGCACCTACGTGGAGATGAGCCCTTTCATGTCAGCAAACAAAATTAAGAGACCAATATTACTTATTCATGGAGAGCAAGACAACAATTCTGGAACGCTGACAATGCAG TCGGACCGATTCTTCAATGCCTTGAAGGGTCACGGTGTACAGTCTCGTTTGGTAATACTTCCTTTCGAAAGCCATGGTTACTCTGCCAGGGAGAGCATTATGCACTGTCTTTGGGAGTCTGATAGGTGGCTGCAGAAGTACTGCGTCAGTGGTACTAGCAAAGCGGATTCAGAGCCAGCTTCTGATGGTGAAAGTAAAACATTGTCAGCTAGTGGTGGTGGAGCAGCTGTTGAAGGTCTAACCTCTGACGGGTTCTCATCAACACCGCGATCGCTTCTGTG A